DNA sequence from the Podospora pseudocomata strain CBS 415.72m chromosome 2 map unlocalized CBS415.72m_2.2, whole genome shotgun sequence genome:
GAAAGTGCAATGAAAATGGCAGCTGGAATAATGGCGAGAAATATCTTTTCAAATTTGAGTGTGAAGTCGAAATCCCCTCGGCAGCCCTGGACCGACGGTCCAAACGATGCGTCGTCGGTACAGGTTGCAAAGTCCATgctggatgatgatatcCTCAGGTTGGTTCCCGATCAAGAGCATGTTTCGAGCAATCTCTACAGAGAATACTCGAAGGGCGGTGTCGGCAAAGGCGCCTCAATATCGCGGTTCAATATGATGGACGCGGGGTTCCTGCTGCAGTCCGAAGTCCAGTGCTTTCCCGTTTCTCGAATTATGCTGCCAAGAAAGGAAGGTAGTTGCTACCTCACGAGATATGCAAGTGCAACCTTCATTTGTTCCCAAACTTCCAACTTCAACCTCCATTGCAATATGCCATATTTCCGGGAAAATCCGAAAAGCTTGTTTCTTTCTGATCTTCCTCGCAGCGCTTGCCCTCTTGCCGAGGGGAGGTGACCGATAGAATGGGCAAAAGCCTATTGTTGGGCGGTTTGGTCAGTATCCATGGTTAAATGTGATTATGGGGAGGGTTTCGaccggggaggaggaggagggctaTATTGAGAGGATTGGGGATTTTGGTGAGGCTAGGGAGGAGCTtagagagggagggttagGAAGGGACGTTGATGCTGGGAGGTCGTCGCCGTTGGGGGTGGACTCGTTGTGACTTGTCTTGTATTGTGATCCTGATTTGGTTTGTGcgtgatatggccaacatTGCCATGGGCATGTCACCAGCCAGATTTCAACATGCGGAAGGTCAGTCGAGCCCCCATTAGATATATAGGAAATCTCGAATGTTTGCCAGCTGGAGCTGACATGCGGGCAAAAATTACTAGAAGAATTCCGCATTCAAGTATGACAGCCAGAAATGCAACTTCGGTGACAAAGAGTTAGCGTACTATCACTTGACCTATATGGTCAACTTCTTAATATATTTGGAGTCCAATCTCCAGCCACCCTCTCGTCGTCGTAGCTCTTAGTACGACACGATGCTCATTGTTCGATATCAGGAACTGAAACAGAGAATCGAAAGCATGAAGGACCAGCACAAAATGGAAAGATTTCTTGCGCAGGACATCGCGCTTTGACAACTCGATCGGTCTATTCACTCTAGTGAGTAGGTCGCCGGCAGATCTGGAGATACTGTATTGTATCAGCCTCCTGATCCAAACCGCGCAAGAGCAACTGCCTGTGAGtgcaacaaaacaaataGCGGATAAGGACGGTTTTACGCTCTATCATAACAGGTAGCAGGGCGGCATACTCTGGAAGGCGGTGGATTGTACGGAGGGAAGCCGAAGACAATCCTGGAGCCTGGTTTTTCAACAAAGCAGGACGCTTACGAGTCACTTGCTGCCGAAATTCACTGCGGGTCTCTCAGTTACGGGCGGTACCTTGGGCAGGAGCGATTGATCTCTGACGGAGCCGTGCTATTGTTCCTGAGCAAGTATATATTGAGCGTCTCTTTTGAGCAAACTGCTGCTCTCTCTTTTGTTGCCTAAAaggttctctctctcttcaccaACTCGATCagaaccaacaccaacaactcaACCAAGGACCAACAAGTCTATCAATATGGTgcccaccatcacccgccTCGCCGGCTTTCTGGCTTTCTTTGGCGTATGAACATCGTCAGCTAGTCTTCCGGAACAAGTCGCTAACTCGTGCCACAGGCTGTTCACAGCGCCCCCGCTTCCCTTGACCAGGCCACTGTCTCCATTGGCTTGGAGGGCCGCGAGATTGTTCCGGTCCAGTGgaacctccccatcaacatcaacgaccCCAATGGCAAGAAGGTCGCTGTCACCGGTACCATCGAAGAGGCAGTCGCCAGGATGGAAGCCCACTTCCCTGGTTGGAACCAATCTTTTGTGGCTCAACTGCCCGCCGTCCAGCTGCCCTCGCGCTTCGGCCTTAGGGCGGACGACGACCCGGAGTTGGGCAACGTGGTGTCTACTGACTGCAATATTCCCGGGGAGGCGCAGAGCGAGTATCGTATTGGCCAGGGGGTCTCGTACTTGCGTGGCTTGTCGGGCAAAGCGAGCAACAATCCGGGCAAGTGTGGACGTGTCAGCTGCTCCTATCACACTGCCATCTACTGGTGCAATGAGGTACGTTTTGGTCACCCTGTGCTGTAAGCTTTGATGTCTGTTTGCTAACTGTAGACCAGGATATCGTCGACAAGGAGGTCGAGTGGAACGCCATTGCTGATGGAGCATATGACGTTTGTAGGAACT
Encoded proteins:
- a CDS encoding uncharacterized protein (COG:S; EggNog:ENOG503PEV2); this translates as MVPTITRLAGFLAFFGAVHSAPASLDQATVSIGLEGREIVPVQWNLPININDPNGKKVAVTGTIEEAVARMEAHFPGWNQSFVAQLPAVQLPSRFGLRADDDPELGNVVSTDCNIPGEAQSEYRIGQGVSYLRGLSGKASNNPGKCGRVSCSYHTAIYWCNEDIVDKEVEWNAIADGAYDVCRNCEKQDDKGVYHAKGTVTFKEKFSVTVKEDWENC